The DNA window CTCATTGCAGGAATCGAAATTTGAGATATTATTTTTAATATCCCTGAAACGTATTATTTGACCAAAATCTCCTCCAAAAATAGATTTGTAATAATTGAATGCTTGTTCACAATTGCCATCAAAACTCAGATAAATACCTGCTGTTCTCATTTTATTTTGCATTTGGTTTTAATACTTTCTTTATTAGGTGCATCAATAAGAATTATGCTAATTTGAAAAACGATCTAGCATTTCCAGTGAAGGAACAAAAAAAAGGGTGCCGGTTTTTGCAGTACTAAAGTCAAGTATTCTATCATAATTCCCTGGTGGATTTCCTACGAACATATTTTCAAGCATTTTTTCAATTGTTGAAAATGTACTGGCATATGCCAAAAAATAAGTACCCATCTCATTTGTTGTTGTATTTCCAAATGGCATATTATCCCGTACGATTTTAAAGTCATCACCAATATTGGCAAGAGCAATGTGCGAGTTAGATGGCTTAGAAGTATCATCCATTTCAATGTCATTCTCTTTTGAGCGTCCAATCACATTTTCCTGTTCTTTAACAGAAAGATTTTTCCATGCATTCATATTATGGATATATTTTTGAACAAAAAGATAGCTGCCACCTTTGTACACTGGATCAGTATCATCAATCACGGAGAAATAGCTACGGTCTTCTCCGTGAGGATTTTCTGTGCCATCAACAAAGCCAAGTATGGACCTTCCATCCCAGTACCGAAAACCATGTACTTCAACAATGCAATCGGCATAAGCTCTTAAAAAGTCTGAAATAATGGTCGATATGTCATAGGCATAGCTTTTTTTATCGGAACGGATATGAAAATGGAGATCTCCAGGAGTAGCTGGTGCGGTATGCTTGCTCCCTTTAATCTCATTAAAGGGTTTAAGTTCTTTTGGGAGTGGTTGGCATAAACTCAATTTAACCCATGCATCATAGCTTATACCTAAAGTACAGCTTGATCTTGAATCAGGAAAGCGATCAAGGGCAGAATTATTTATATTTGTTATTAATGCACATATTCTTTTAAAAATATTTACTACATCAACATTAGGTTTAAAATTCCATACTAAGAAATAGGTATTATCATTAGGATAGTCTGTAACATTCTGCGCTTGATATTTCATCATTTGTTTATTATGTGTAAGTTAAAATTAAAAAAATCTTTTTGTTCAGTCCAGCAATAAGTATAGCTATAATGTAATTATTACTAAAGTAAAGCGAGTACAGCAGCTTAGTTTAAAGCTTGTCAAATAGGCTATTCCTCAAATTTACTAAATGATGACTATGTAATTTATTTAAATCCTGAAAAAATTATAAAATGGGTAAGTTAATTCACGATATGTAATATATTTTCTATTGTACTCATTTTATTATATTCCTATTATTGTGTTTTTAAAATACTTTAGATTAATCTTAATTCAAATAAAATGGATACGTAATAATTTCATATAGTATTTAAATTTATTATTTATATAGTGTTCTGGAGGTAATTTAACAAAAATATCATTTCAACTATACTGGTTAAAATCAGAGGGTTATATCTAAATAAATGATAATTGAATATAATAAAATGAATGAATAAATGAGTAATAAGAAAAATGCATCTTCTGTTAATTCAATTTCAAAAACTTCTTTATTGGAGGATTCTAAAGAACATTCTTTTGTGATTTATGAAGATTTTGTGGATTCGGCCCAACTTAATTCTTTTCCTGAAAGATCTTTTACGATTGTTTTATTGGATCATTGCTCGGGAGATTGCCATACAAATGCAAATACCTACAAGGTTGAATCAAAACAAGTATTTATTCATCTTCCGGATGAGAAGATTGTTTGGGATCTCCGTCGTAATTCTTTTGGAAGGCGGCTTTTGATCAATAATATTCTAATGGAATCATTTACTTTACCTATAAGACATACATTTTCTTCTGCTAATGACTATATAAGCCTAAATCTGGATACAGACGCTTACCAAAAACTCAGTACAGAGTTCAATGCAATAAAAAAAGAAATTGAATCCAGTTTGGTATTTCCTGAGCTAATAAATGCGAGAGCTAGACTGATTGCATTAATTGTTCATTTATTGATTTCTCACCGATATGGTCAGAAAGTAGTTAATCACAACAGTCTCCCACATAAATTTCATGCATTGGTGGATAGGCATTACAAGACGGAGAAATCCGTTGCCTTTTACGCGAATGAATTATGTATAACTCCCAATTATCTTGGAATTTTATGCAGAAAACAATATAATATGTCACCTTTAGCCTTTATTCATGAAAGGATTCTGCTAGATGCAAAAAAGCTACTTCATAGTACAAATATGTCTATCAAAGAGATTGCCTACAGCCTTGGGTATGAAAATCTTGCTTATTTTTCTTCATTATTTAGATCACATACTGGTATAGGTCCTAAAGAGTATAGAAAGTTAATGCAAAAAATTAACTAAGATCTCATTGGTATCTTTGAGTAATCTAAAAGCATTGCTATTATAAGTATTCATGTTTCCAATGCACTTTTGGCCAATGTGTATCAAGGATATTTTGTCATATGTAAAACTACATTTCAATTTCACTCCTTTGTAAGTAGATTACTCCCTTTTTTTATATTTTTTACTTTAAAAGAATATCAGCTTGTTTACCCATACTCTTTATATGGTAAAGGTTTTTAGTCATTAATTTTTTATTTAACATATATGCTGTTTTATGGGATTTCTGACGCTTTTTGAGATAATATAGTATAATTGAGATAATATAGAAAAGAATTCAGATAAATAGAGCTAAAAAAAATCACATCATATTCATAATTTAGAGGCTGTATTACATGG is part of the Chryseobacterium paludis genome and encodes:
- a CDS encoding Dyp-type peroxidase, producing the protein MKYQAQNVTDYPNDNTYFLVWNFKPNVDVVNIFKRICALITNINNSALDRFPDSRSSCTLGISYDAWVKLSLCQPLPKELKPFNEIKGSKHTAPATPGDLHFHIRSDKKSYAYDISTIISDFLRAYADCIVEVHGFRYWDGRSILGFVDGTENPHGEDRSYFSVIDDTDPVYKGGSYLFVQKYIHNMNAWKNLSVKEQENVIGRSKENDIEMDDTSKPSNSHIALANIGDDFKIVRDNMPFGNTTTNEMGTYFLAYASTFSTIEKMLENMFVGNPPGNYDRILDFSTAKTGTLFFVPSLEMLDRFSN
- a CDS encoding helix-turn-helix domain-containing protein, coding for MSNKKNASSVNSISKTSLLEDSKEHSFVIYEDFVDSAQLNSFPERSFTIVLLDHCSGDCHTNANTYKVESKQVFIHLPDEKIVWDLRRNSFGRRLLINNILMESFTLPIRHTFSSANDYISLNLDTDAYQKLSTEFNAIKKEIESSLVFPELINARARLIALIVHLLISHRYGQKVVNHNSLPHKFHALVDRHYKTEKSVAFYANELCITPNYLGILCRKQYNMSPLAFIHERILLDAKKLLHSTNMSIKEIAYSLGYENLAYFSSLFRSHTGIGPKEYRKLMQKIN